From Caldisalinibacter kiritimatiensis:
AGTATTTTTTTAGCTCAATTCTATCTGGATTAGTCCTCTTATTTTTAGTTGTATCATAGTTCCTTTGTTTACATTCAGTACATGCTAATTTCACTTGAACTCTCATCCTTGAACACCTCCTGACCGTTTAACTAGATAAGCATCTATATATTC
This genomic window contains:
- the rpmG gene encoding 50S ribosomal protein L33, which encodes MRVQVKLACTECKQRNYDTTKNKRTNPDRIELKKYCKFCKKHTLHKETK